AATAAGCTTaggtcacacacacacacacacatatatatatatatatatatatatatatatatatatatatatatatatatatatatatatatatatatatatatatatatgtttggtgcAAGAGTTACAATTCAACGCACTAATGCAAAATTATATCTGGTTATCTAAGCTATAATATGAATGAAATGATATTTTGGCTGTTTTATTGTGTTGGATACTCTGCTGCTTGTTGGAGACCTTTTTCTTTGGGCATTATGAGATTATATTCCCATAAGTTCAAAGATTTTTTTATGAATATCTCGTTTTCGGTGGTATTTTAAACTAACTTATATGAGTTTTTTAGCTTCTTTTATTTTGGAAAGGTGAAGCctattttcttgtgttttttagTTGGATTGATTGTTTGATtggttggtttttttttttttgataaaagagaattttcttttttttaataaaattattttgagatAATATAATTTctatgttaaaaaatttattgaatagtaatgaaaattaatattgtgagattttatttataatttgtaagagttttaaattctagaaaattcttttcaataatagAACCAATTTTCATTATTACTGCCACCATCTTCTTTATCATCATTGTTATAACTTTTACTTCTAATACTTCAATTTGCAATAATAGAATTTTTTGGGATTTTAAAGCCCACAAAATTATTTTTCGTCATTATTTAGCAGAATTTTTAGTAAAAGATCGTCTTGttccaaaataattttgttagaggtgaaatatcttttttttttttttttttacagaattTCTTTAAAGAAATAGACAAGAATTGAATTAGGTGTTTACTCTGCGTggatcataatcatcatcaatatataaagaaaaaaaatcgattttttggacaaaaatataaaaattttttgaaagttgATGTTGACAAAAATTAACTATTGAAATTATTGATGGCTAGGCatctttagtttttttaaatttctttttgaataaatttcttaggtttgaattaaaattcttatatttttagtaaaatttttatgaCTAATCATATGTTTGGAGTTAATCTAGAATGATTATGTTTTCAGGACATGTTTAAGTAAATCATGATAAAATTTATAAGAAAACACAAGTACACTTACAGAAAAGAAGCAAAAGGCTGGCGCCAAACTTCAAACTGCCAAGCCCAGCACCAGCATAGAAAAgtctagcgccagaaacaggCGCCCAACTTCAGGCCTCCAAGCCCAGCGCCATTGCCGACGCTCTTGATCCCAAGCCCAATGCCCAAATGGGCACCCAACTCCTTGCCTTCCAAGCCTAGCGCCTTTGTGTATGGGAGTACCCAAAATGGGTTGGCGCCCAACTATCAGGGGGTAGCACCCAGTACCACCCAACTCCAACATACTGGGCGCCTAGCGCCCAAATTTGGAGTCCGGCTTCAAAGTGAATTTCTAACTACCAGTGGCCTAGAATTCCTCAAAGCCCAGCGCTAGTGGACCAAGCCCAGCGCCAAGATCATAGTCCACTCTTAGAAAGTTCTAAATTCAACCGAAGATTTAAGATTTAAATGATTAATTAGCATTAACTTATTATATAAAGATAAGATTTGGTTGTTAGCATTTAGTTTAGAttgatttgaattattattttgaatttgaataagttGTTATCTTATCCTTCggtgataaaaagataagattaatttttgaatttcaatATTTAGGAAGCTAGAATATCAATAAGTGAAAAAAATTCATAGAGAGAAATCATCAACGGATCATCAAACAATAACTGAATCCATCCaacatcttattagtcttgggtTACTTTCTTTTCTAGCACGAGTAACTAAATTTTCTCTTGtcaaaggttaggagctctatttgattttatggtttagtaatgttagtatttttttagaaaaaaagacaTATAGGTccctaactttttaaatttttgacaaatacatccctgacaaaatttaaatacaaaaaagtccctgactttaacaaacggaggacaatttagtccttccgtctatttacctctcatacaccaaacggaactggctgacgtggctgaaacggtgtccaggtgtccgttacggAGCCACACTGGAAGGGAAATAAAGTTCGAAGaacaaataagtccttgacgtcattttacaaataaagttcgaaggacaaataggtccttgagaattttttttcaaaattaataaactccttttCTAAATTCTCTCAtttacctctctccatttttatatttttctctactatttttactctatatataattatattttatattagtaatttgacaaatcaaaatatgtcatttgatatttttttacaattaaaatattttaaatgtaaaaatatacacattaaattattttaaattttagataacgaatgttaaaattaattattaataaaaaattagatttttttatataaaaataataactaaaaatcttattatttaattttttatctgcgGATATCTTGATCTTCTTAGTTAGAAACGTTTGTCAACTTAcgacttttttgtaaaagtaatttgattttataaatcttttgtgtcatgcataatttatactgttagaacaaagtgaactataatttaaaaaaaattattctcgtaatgttattatggataaaaatactagttctaatataatacacaaatgcattaatgctaacttaatacatgaatgatgcacaaatgaactaatgctaacttgatgcataaatgaactgATGCTAACTAATGCTACTAGTATGatgaaaaataaactaacaaattctaatataatacacaaatgcactaaaactgaactaatgcaatttaagaaaaaaaaaaagtagaagtaGAACAAGCCtaatttctgcaattttaatacaaataatttaaattgcagaatacaACAATttaactagatttcaaaatacaagcataattttataaactaaatgctcataatagaaacataatagaagcataatgaaaaaaaaattctcaaggacctatttgtccttcgaactttatttgcaaaatgacgtcaaggacttatttgtccttcgaactttattccccTTCCAGCATGGCACCATAACGGACATCtggacaccgtttcagccacgtcagccagttccgcttggtgtatgagaggcaaatagacggaaggactaaattgtcctccgtttgttaaagttaggaacttttttgtatttaaattttgtcagggatgtatttgtcaaaagtttAAAGAGTCAGGGACCTATCTgtctttttcccattttttttattttgatttatgttttttttttttactttttcaagattaggtctcgttcttcatctttaatAGTTAGAAGTATTAGAAAATATTCTAATTCTGTCTTGAATTctgttattattttaaaaaaatttatatcggAATTAGCTTGAGACTATTTCTCATGATTTTTAACTTGACTAGAAATAGTATTTTAAAAGTTGTGTGTCTTTAAATCGAAACAGTGATTAACCTCTTCTCTTAATTAGTTGATCAAGAAATTGACAATTAATTAAGTGAAGAAAAATTAAATCGTCAAAGAATTGGAATTTGACTATAAATAATTTGTTGTAAAAAGATTTTTGCATAAGTCAAATTAGGAAAACATAAGCATTACTTTTTCTAAAAGTTAAACATTTCCGAATCCTTTAATATCTCActcattaattatttttccaaatCCATAAGCTTTCTCTCGTTTAATTTCAGCACACTTTTTCACTGTTCTTTGCTTTTACTTCAAGATTCACAATTTCCTTACCAAGATTTGATTGATTTAATTAGAAATTCAATTAGacattgtttgatttaatttgttaATCCACGTGAAAATAATATCCACTTACTGTGATATTTCTTAGAGTGATTTGGTACACTTACCGATTACAAATGTATCAATTTTGGCTCATCAATTACCATGAGACTATGAGAGTCTAATGAAGATTTTGAAAGTTGGTGGGATAGTTGTCTATTATAACACATTAACACTCTCCGGAGAATGCATGAAAACAAGGTTCCAGAATCTTATAGACCGGGCGGGCAATAGACGAGTCGTGGCCGATTCTTGAGTCCAGATTTCGCCTGCTCCGTTATGGGACGGCATCACCATATGCAAGTGTATCATGTGAAAAAGTCTAGTGATGCCAAAGTTTAAATGTGTGGTTTAGTTCAGTTTgtggtaataaaaataaaataaagaaggcAGACTGTTACTAgtaaaattctaaatcttaaactcTAAATTGTAGTCCTGTCTTTCATCATCATGTTAAAgtaattaaatttatcttttttgttaCACATTATCTGATTAGAATTCTCAACTAGAATGTTTCTACAAGTTCATTCACAATTTCATGTAGCAAAGAGTTAAAAATGTGATGCTCATACACCAAACAAATCTCCTCAAACCTTTTAGTCTCACATATACCCTTTTGTGTGAAATGTAACTCTTTCAtatcattttcaattaagttgCAAATCTTCATCTCTAATTCTGAGAAGTAGCCTTTGTTCTTCATTGCTCTATCTTCAATTTCATCAGCCAGCAACTTTTTCTCTGAAGATTCCCATATTGTTGGTGACATTAAGGGGTTTGAATAAtctacaaaaattattatttgtttgaGTAACATGGAGTAATGTAAACAGCAATAAAATTTGAAGTATTGTTAAGGAAGTAAAGGGTTTTTTTTACTtcccttttttaatttttaaaatatccataattaatttttatcacaAACAATTTGATAAACTATAATTTTTTAGGTCAGAATAgcatttttttattgaataatggtaaaataaatgtttaaaataagagttttactaaaatttaaatatgataaaaaCGAATTTTGACACGAAATACGATAATATAagcattcaaaattttttatatatataaataaataaaacttaaattcgCTACAAATCTagacaaaaatataaaactatTACTTAGATCTGGTCTAAATCTAAATTACCTAAACTAAATAACAAAGTTACCACTTACCACACAACATATAATAAACCCTGAATCCATACTAACACAAATCAATTACAAAAGCAGAGGAAATGTCAATCAAATCAGAACTACAAAAACAGATTTAATTTTAAACATACCTAGAAAATCAGGTCCATAGAGGTATTTATAGTCATTGATGTCTAGGATTGAAACTGGGCTATATTCACTCTCTATCTTCTTTAGTGACCATTGCTTTCTCATATTTTTCATTTGCTTTAATTCAAAGAGTTCTTCAATCTGCTTATTTTTCAATTTAGTGCTTGACCATGACCCACAATCACTCTTTCTGTAAATGCAATTGGCATctttgtaacttcttctaacCTTTGAAGAACAACCATTTTTTACAATTCTAGGCTCATTTTTCAGCTTGCAAAATTTCCTGCTCTTCTTTTCATCATTACTATCTCCTCTTCCACTATCCCAACACAGCACAAGAACTTCGCGGCGGTTCTTGTGCCGAAATAATTCAGAAACCTCCCTGAATGAAGCCGAGATTTTCGCTCGACGATGGTTGGATTGGCTTGCATTATCAAACTCCAACATGTAATCCACAAATTCAGAATCTGGGATGGTTTTTTTAAATTCCAAGTTGGAATTACTTGGCATTGAATCTAACCCCATCAACCTTGCTATCACTCCTGGTGTAGAAGCTGCATTAGCCATTGCACTCTTATTTTTTGGATGCACTTTTTGTGTTTCATATGATTCTATGATTTGATCAGAAAAGTTTCCATTTCCATCACAAAGAAGGGTGTGTAACAAACCAGAGAAACAACAATGTTTTGCATTTGATGGTTGAGACATAATAATCAAATCTTATTGAAAGTGCAGTGGCAATGTGGAGTGTGGATAAGACTCAATTGTCACTGAAAATGGTTGGGGAAAAAAGTATAAATAGGAACATAGGTATGAAAAGGGTGGTTGAGTTCACATTAAATTTAAGCTTGAACTTGGTGTATGATACATAATCTATTTTAGAACTTAGaagtgattattttattttattactctaAATTAATTGTGTTACCGAAAATGATAACGTCACTAGATATGACATAGTCATATATCGTGGAAGAATAAAATAGACATTGTAATGATTTATTCCTACGTATATGTATTTTACAAAGCAAGAAGAACAAGAATTGAACTTCATGTATTAAATTAAAATGTGCTACTAATTCTATGTACCAATACATGTATGTATATGAATGATGTTTAATTTCTGCTTTGGCATCTTGAGACAGTTGCCGAAGTTGCTGACTTTTCTAAACACAAAGATGAAAGCGTATGTTGTGTTCCTAAAAGAATATAAATGGTTCTATTCATCTCAAGAACTGCACCGACTTTGTTGACTCATGATGGAAATTTCTAAGCCtaaccttgcattattattatttattaattaagatGATGGGTCCTGGAAATTGGAAACTGGATAGTTGATTCATAAATCATGTATTGACTAAGAACTAATTACTTTATCAAACCATTATTCATAAATCTGCAGCAATTTTATACTTTTGTTTGGAAAGAAAAATTACAATAGTTATTAGGaaaattaagaatttagtaattctaagtttaaagtttaaacaaAAATGAAATAGAGAAAGATTAAAGAAATGTTTGACCATCATCCTGATTCGATTATACACGGTTCATTCATTCCCAAATTACTTggaatgatttttttttactaaattgagTTCGGCTTATGAGGATTTTAAACAATGTTTTTAGCTAATTGTCAagtagatattattattatataacaacAAAGACAGCTTTTATATAACAATCTCCAccttttgtaaatttattattaatttgttattctttttaaattactTATTATATACTATTATTTCTGTCACGGTGACATTTTTTTTACCACGCAAAcatcattaaaaaaatacaaagaaaaggACGACACCGTAGCAAAACAGTGATATAAAGTTAaatagtttgaaaaaaattgtcaATTTAATAATAAGTTTATAAAAAGATGACAAACTGGTATAATTAAACCATTGCCAACTTAAATCGTTGTATAATAAAAATCTTAACAATTCTaactttgtttaaaaaaaaaaataatttccacgatctaaagtaaaaaaagaaaattcaacGAAAGAGACTATTAAAACTTATAAGGACGACATATGACATTACAATTTTCCTTTTCTCTTGATCATTTCAAAATCCTTGACATTTTTGTAGAAGAGACCCACTCAAATACTAAAAAGATGGTTTGTTAACAACTATATATTCTTGTTTAGTAATAAGTCTTTGATTCAACAAGTGATATAAGAATAAAGTAAAACTGAGACAGAAAGTGTTGGTTTTACTTTCAATTTTCAACGACCATGTTTTGAATATTATAATAGAATTGGAATAAGTATTTtaaaggagaaaagtgattgaaAGTATCTCTACCGGAAAATTGGCGATGGTCAACCTATGtacatttcttttgttaataaattggataatttttaattttaggtaTCTTAATAGATTGAACAGCTTCCAATCATAGATACATAACACACTCAcacatttatcaaaatttttcctCAATTGCAATCTCTAGAATTTGAACCTTAAATCTTTGGGATGAGGAGGAAAAGATATAGCATGTGAGCTACGGCTACCTTAACAATTAACATACCATACGACCCGTATAGTTAGGCGAAAGAGGGTTGcgcacaaaataaaagaaaagaaaagaaaaaatagtataATTTATAAATGGGCTTTGAGAGAATAGTGTAGTTTTTGGACGTCGTAGTTTCTGAATTCTAGTTGGATGGTCTTCTGTTGGAACGTTGCTATACTTTTTTGGACGCAGATTTGGTAAGCCCAAAGTACAAGAAGCCATTTGGCTGATCTGTGTGCACTTTTAATGAGATCTGTTTGATCTTTTGTGTTTTTTAATTCAACCGTGGAGATCATTCTGAATCTAGTTTTATTTGATTGACTAGTTAATGTCCTTTGCAGCCTCTTTTGTATTAGTGGGGTAACTTTAGAAATATTAGTTTTTGatggttattattattagatCTGAATTGTTTGTGGGTTTAATAGGAAAAAAATAGCAATCGAATAGGTTAAAATTTATTCAAGTTAAGTATCCTATTATTAAATGTTAGTTAAATGACAATGAACAGTGGTAGAGAAGATTCAATGCTAAATGAAATCACAAAAATTAGTGGCAGCTCAATGTTGGTGGACAACGGTCATCGGAGTTTGGCCAGGAAATGAGATAGGCTTCATATGTTCTTCCTCGCACACAAGAAATGCATCAAAGGAGCACCTGTGGACTAGTTTGACGGTAGGTAGTACGAGTTGGTTGTGTCATCGCTGGAATTGGACTCGATCCCCATGAAAGAAGAGGAGTGATGGTTCAGGTATAGGATTAGCTCGGCCAGAAGGGATTGAAGAAGAAGGATCCAAGCGTCTTGGAGAAGCTGGGTGAGAGAATCatgaggagagggagaagaggttTCGGGTCAGACGGGGCATCTTGACACATAGCTAGGTTGGGTTTGGTTTCAGCCAATACCAATGTGACAAAAATAATGTGTATACTTTTCGGCGAATTTTAGCCTGCACCTGGCAGGAAAAGGTGAAGTATTCACCTCTCACTGCTGACACAGGTAAGTGTGTAGGTGTCTTGTTATTTGATAAATTTCAGAGTGACCATTAGACTATTAGTATATTGTTTAATGagatagataaaaaatattaattacaacGTTGTCCTTTGTTGAACAAATGGGCATatggaagaaaaaaagaaggcaCTGTATAGGTTGGGTTCGGTTATCTAGCTTTGGGCTAGTCCATTATACATGATCCTAAGAAAGTAAAAAAAGAAGGCAAAGTTGTGCTGTGCAATGCCTCATGTCTAAATGTGAAACCCATTTCTCAAACCCTAACACTGGCTAAAGTGGTTGCAATGTCTCATCTTCTTCAATGCTTGGATAATTCAGTTGACTTAAggagataattttgaaatttattttttattcagtgGATGGAATTTTTGTTGGAGTTTGGATAGTTGTAGTCGTTACTTTTCTGTGTTTTCCCACGGTACTTCCGCTATAATTTGATAGTAAGTATGTTAAGACATTAGTTTTAAATTCTAATGCATTTTGTTTATTAGTATGTTGTTGTTTATTAGTGCATTCTTGTTTATTATGTATAATAGATCTTTTCGGAGTGTAATTATAGTTTAGAAGTTTTTTCTTTGAAGCACGGAAAAATCATAATACTTTGCGTGTAGGTTTTAAAAGTAGAATGGTGTTAAACTGTCTTGTGGATATTTTTCTGAAAATAATGTTAAGAATGTATTTGATCCCTAGTGCAATTGgcaaattttttttgaagaagCTATTTGATCTTTTCACAATGTAAAATAGGTTGAAGAACTTATTTGATGTCTTCTATATAACTTgcatgatttaaatttttttagtaagcTATTTGATATTCAATAGTGATTGAGTATGATATACTGTTGAAagtattgaataaaaaaaattgttggtACTGAAAGCTAGTTTGATGTTATATATAGGCATGCTTGGATGAGGAAGTAATGGACCATTTCGAGAGTTCATTATTTTTGCAAGATGAAGATGTGCGTGTCGGCAATGATCCTATAGCATGAGAGGACATTGAGGGTTATCGTGTTTCGGAAAATTATGCTGAGAAAGTGCAAGGTGTTGATTGTAATGTCGATGAATTTTTTGGTGACACCTTCTATGACAACTGGGATGAAAGAACAGTTGACGGTATTGATGAGCTTGGGTATATGAATCTGAAAGAAATAACTGCAAGTGAGGTTAGGTTGTTACATTTTCGGTATCGGACTGTTGCATTTTCTTTCTACCAATTGTATTCAAAGATGAACGGTTTTGCTGTTAGAAAGAATAGGATTAGAAGGAATGTCAAAAATGAGGTGACACAGCAATAATTTGTTTGCTTTAGGGCCGGGTTTAGAGATCCGGGGTCTGAAAATGATTCCCATCGACGCAAATGCGAGCCGAAGCCTGAGACTAGATGCGGATGTCTAGCTGAAATGCGTGTTCATGTACATATCGAAAGCGGTAGATGGATCACTTCGTACTTTTAGGATGAGCACAACCATGACATGCTTGATGATAGATTGACCTTTATGCTTTCCAGGCATAGGAACATGAATGACGCCGCCATTGATCAAATAAATCTAATGCTAAAAGTTGGGATCAAAACACCTCAGATATATTCATCGTTTGTGTACACTGCAGGTGGATTCCAAAATGTACCCTTCCTGAAGAGAGATATGTATAACCAGATAGTGAAGCAACAGAGGGTCATAGGGGGGATGCTATGTGTTGTTTGAAGTTCTTAGAGTCAATGGCTGAGAAAAATCCAGGAATGTTTGTTTGATACCTAGCCGATGAAGAGGGTCGTTTGGTACACCTTTTTTGGTCGGATAGCTGTAGTCAACTAGACTATCATTTGTTTGGGGATGTGTTAGCATTCGATGCGACTTATTTTAAGAACAGGTACATGTGCCCATTGGATGTATTGTCTGGGGTTAATAATCATAACCAAACCATTGTGTTTGCCGCAACGCTTGTTGCGAATAAGAAGGATGAGATATATACATGGTTGCTAAAATAATTTCTTGAGGCTATGAAGAGCAAAGCACCAGTTGTGTAATAACTGACGGGGACAAGGCCATGAAAAAAGCAATCGAATCTGTGTTTCCAAGTGCTTACTATCGATTGTGTGCATGGCATTTACTTAGAAATGCAacttctaatctaagcaatccaACGTTCACATCTGAATTTAAGAAGTGCATGCTTTTTTATTATGAGATTTCAGAGTTCGAAGATTGGTGGGTCAAATTGGTTACGGAGCTTGGTCTTCAACATAATGAATGGGTTTGTGACTTGTATGCTAGGAGGAAAATGTGGGCAACTGCTTACATTTGCGGGCATTTCTTTGGTGGGTTTCGAACAACAGCAAGGTGTGAGGGATTGCATTCTATGCTCGGTAAATTCGTGCACTCTTGACATAACTTGAGAGACTTTATTGAACAGTTCTTGCGATGCATATGTCAAATAAGGTAAAGGGAAGCACAAAGTGAGTTGGCATCTGTTGTTGGGGATTTAGTGTTACAGAGTCCACTACATGCATTGGAAAGATCTGTTGCCAACACACTGACAAGAGAGATTTTCATGTTATTCAGGCCAATGTTGTCAAGAGCTTGTATGCTAAAGGTGTGTTCATGTACATTGACACGAAGTTGTGAGATTTATACATTGTCCTGGTCGGGAAATCTTAACAAAGAATGGAACGTGTCTCACTATCGAGACAGATGAATATTTAAGTGCTCTTGCTTCAGGATGGAATCACTTGGCATACCTTG
The sequence above is drawn from the Arachis hypogaea cultivar Tifrunner chromosome 4, arahy.Tifrunner.gnm2.J5K5, whole genome shotgun sequence genome and encodes:
- the LOC112794346 gene encoding uncharacterized protein; the encoded protein is MSQPSNAKHCCFSGLLHTLLCDGNGNFSDQIIESYETQKVHPKNKSAMANAASTPGVIARLMGLDSMPSNSNLEFKKTIPDSEFVDYMLEFDNASQSNHRRAKISASFREVSELFRHKNRREVLVLCWDSGRGDSNDEKKSRKFCKLKNEPRIVKNGCSSKVRRSYKDANCIYRKSDCGSWSSTKLKNKQIEELFELKQMKNMRKQWSLKKIESEYSPVSILDINDYKYLYGPDFLDYSNPLMSPTIWESSEKKLLADEIEDRAMKNKGYFSELEMKICNLIENDMKELHFTQKGICETKRFEEICLVYEHHIFNSLLHEIVNELVETF